Genomic window (Cystobacter fuscus DSM 2262):
TCTTCGAGCCGCGCTATCGGGCCCTGGTGCGCGATGCGCTCGCCGGGGACAAGGTGATGGCGCTCGCCCAGCTCGAGCCGGGCTGGGAAGGGCAGTACGCGGAGCGGCCCCCCCTGCAGCCCATGATGTGCGCCGGGCTCATCATCTGGCACGAGGAGCTGCCGGACGGGCGCTACAACATCCTCCTGCAGGGCGTCTGCCGCGCCCGGCTGCTCGCGGAGCTTCCCGCCGACAAGCTCTACCGGGAGGTGCGGGTGCACCCGTTGCCGGACCCGGTCTACCAGGGTCCCGAGGAGGAGCGGCTGCGGCAGGCGGTGCTCGACCTGGCCGGACGCGTGCCGGTGTCCTTCGCGGAGAACCTCCTGCCGCTCGCGGCGCGCTCCCAGGGGGGCATGTTGGCGGACGTGGTGGCCGCCGCCATCGTGCCGGAGCCCGAGCGGCGCCAGGAGCTCTTGTGCGAGCTGGACGTGCGCACGCGGCTGCTGGAGGTGGTGGACGAGGTGGCGGAGCTCGTCGCGCGTTTGAGTCCGGTCAAGCCGACGGGTCCGCTGAATTAGGCGCTTGCATGGCGTGCCGTCCGGGCGTCTGCTCGCGCGCCTCATCCCGTTCTGAGTTCGAGGAGGCACTCTTTCCATGCGGCTCGTGAAGATTGGGCTCGCCAGCGTCAACGTCACCGTGGGTGCCTTCGCCCGCAACGTGGACGCGGCGCTGGAGCTGGCACGCCAGATGGCGGCCGACGACGTCACCGTGGGCGTCTTCCAGGAATCGCTCGTCGGCGGCTATCCCCCCGAGGACCTGGTGCAGTGGCAGGGCTTCGTCGACAACCAGTGGCCCCAGCTCGAGCGCTTCGCCCGGGAGACGGCCTCGCTGCCGACCGTGTTCCTCATCGGCGTGGCGGTGGCGCATCAGGGCCTGCGCTACAACTGCGCCGCCATCGTGGCGGGCGGCAAGGTGGTGGGCCTCGTCCCCAAGGAGAAGCTGCCCACCTACAGCATCTTCTACGAGGGGCGCACCTTCGCCCGCGGCGTGCCCGGCATGCACGAGCACTTCCGGGGCATTCCGCTCGGCGATTATCTCTTCCGCTTCGACTTCGGCATCATCTCCCCCGAGGTGTGCGAGGACATCTGGAGCCCCGAGGGGCCCATCCGCCGGCGCACCTATTCGGGCGGAGAGCTGGTGGTGAACCTGTCCGCCTCGCCCTTCCGGCTGGGCCACGTGGACACCCGGCGCGAGCAGCTCGCCACGCGCGCCGCGGACTTCCAGTGCACCATCGCCTACTCCAACGCGCTGGGCAGCAACGACGGCCTCATCTTCGATGGCGGCGGCTTCATCAACCAGAACGGCAAGCCCGTGGCCGAGGAGCCCCGCTTCCGCCAGGGCTTCGCCGCGGCGGTGGTGGACCT
Coding sequences:
- a CDS encoding LON peptidase substrate-binding domain-containing protein, which codes for MTTALERIERTTQALKVFPLPSAVLLPHAVLPLHIFEPRYRALVRDALAGDKVMALAQLEPGWEGQYAERPPLQPMMCAGLIIWHEELPDGRYNILLQGVCRARLLAELPADKLYREVRVHPLPDPVYQGPEEERLRQAVLDLAGRVPVSFAENLLPLAARSQGGMLADVVAAAIVPEPERRQELLCELDVRTRLLEVVDEVAELVARLSPVKPTGPLN